The sequence CTACATCGAATGGATGAAACAGGTCGTTCAGCTGTGAAGCCTTAACGCCAGGCTAATTGATATTTAATATTAAGCATTGGCTAAGCCCAGTGCTTTTTTTATTTTGAAAAGCCATTTACCAACTGGCGTTTGCAAGAGCAGGTGTAAAATATATAGCCTCAGTTGCCAAAGTCGGCATAGGAATGAAAAACCAAAATAAGATTCATAAATCCGGATATTGTCTTTCAGGGATTGTACATAATTTTTAGTACTGATGCCTGTATCGTCAAAAACACTGATAGTATGATTTATGTAGCCATATGGTTCTGCATGAATACGACACATTAAATCGTAGTCCATGGCAATTTTATGCGCATTATTAAAATTACCTACTCGGTTGTACACTTCTTTTTTTACAAACCAAGTTGGATGAGCCACACTGCGCATTCCTCTGTAAAGTTTTTCTGCATCAAAGGGTTTTCCAATTACTATCTCCTGCCCTGCCCTGGTTACTTTAATGTTTCCGCTGCTCCAGCAAATAGTAGGATTGTCCCTATAATATTTCTTTACTATTAGTATCACATCCTTGCCTGCATAACAATCTCCGGCATGTAATAAATGCAGCAATGGAAAACGGGCGTGTTCAATCCCTTTATTAAATGCATCCCCAATACCCTGATCCCTTTCATTAATCCATCTTCTGTATGCGGGCTGAGGCGTATCTGCCAGCCAGTTGGCAATATCAGGAGTAGAAGATCCATTAATGATCAGATGCTCATCCGGCAAATCCAATTGCGCGTCAACCGATGCACAGGTTCGCTGTAAATCGGCTAGGTTATTGAAACATATACTGATCACCGTTACTTGTATCATGCCGTTTGCAGGGGGCTTAGTGTCATTAATTTTTCATGAAACAACTGAATCGCTTTCAGTTTATCCTCATTCAGTTGGTATTGAATATTCTCCGTGAAATAGGTTTTCAAATCGTATGCATCAAAAGACAAACTAGAAACTACTTCGTCAATATGCTGAAGCCCGTATCCCAATGCGCGGTTGAAAGCATCAATAAAATCGGGATCAATGGGTTTGTTGGCTACCCAGGCAGCAAAAACAAATGGCAATCCGGTAAAATTATTCCAGGCCGTGGCCAGATCATACATATAAGGGGATTGCAACCGCTGCTCCAAAGCACGGTCTCCAATAACAACAGCTGCCGTGGTTCCCTTGATTTGCTCTCTGAAATCAGGACCAGCCGCTTCTATATGAAGGTCGAGCTTCCAGTAATCGCGAACCAGTATCCTGGCAAGGTTCACAGAAGTCCGGCTCTGATAATCGAGCAACAAAGTTTTTACTTCTTTTAATGGCACTTCACTGAAAATGGCTACAGAAGCCACGTCTTCTTCAGCAGAAATACAATAATCAGAAACAATCTGTGCATTAGGTATGGAGGGAATGATGGCAACCGGAATCAACCCTATATCAACACGGTCATTTTGCAGGTCAGCCGCAACACGGGCGGGGTAATCTTCTGTCAACTCAATTTTATCCAGCAGGCCCGATCTTTTAATGCCTAGCATCATGGGCTTGGTATTTAAATAACTTACGGCTCCAATTCTTATCTTCTTGTTCAATTCAGCTACTTTTGTACAAAGAAAAGATTAAATCTAAATATTTAACGTTTACCCCTTAAAAATCCATGGAACTGACTCAATTAACCGCTATTTCACCTATCGACGGAAGATACAGAAGTAAAACTGCCCCTTTGGCTGACTATTTTGCAGAATATGCACTTATCAAATACAGAGTATTGGTTGAAGTGGAATATTTTTTCTTTCTGGCCGATCAGCGTTTTTTTAAACTGGCTGCCAAGCCCAGGCAAGCCCTCAGAACCATGCTGGAAAATTTTAGTGTGGAAGACGCCCAACATATTAAACAACTAGAACAAACCACCAACCATGATGTAAAAGCGGTTGAATATTTTTTAAAAGAGCAGGCTGATAAAGTAGGCATTGGACATTTAAAAGAGTGGATTCACTTTGGCTTAACATCACAAGACATCAACAATACGGCTATCCCACTAAGCTGGAAGCATGCCATGGAGCACGAATACCTGCCAATGCTGATTAATTTACAGAATGGCATTTACAATCTGGCAAATCAATGGAAAGATGTTCCAATGCTGGCCAGAACTCATGGACAGGCTGCTTCTCCTACCCGTTTGGGGAAAGAACTCATGGTATTTGTAGAGCGTTTACACAATCAAATAGAACTCTTTGCGAGCATCCCATATGCGGCTAAGTTTGGCGGTGCCACCGGTAATTTCAATGCACACTATATTGCATTTCCAAAAAAGAACTGGGTTGCACTTGGAAATAAATTTGTAGAGGAAACATTAGGATTGCAGCGCATGCAGTTCACCACACAAATTGAGCACTACGATGCCATTGCTGCACATTTTGATGCCTTAAAAAGAATCAACAATATCCTGATAGACTTAAGCCGGGATATATGGACCTATATTTCCATGGATTACTTTAAACAGAAAACCAAAAAAGGAGAAGTGGGTTCATCGGCCATGCCACATAAAGTTAACCCCATTGATTTTGAAAATGCAGAAGGCAATTTAGGAATGGCCAATGCTTTATTAGAGCACCTGAGTGGCAAATTGCCCATCAGCCGCTTACAAAGGGATTTAACTGACTCAACTGTATTAAGAAATATCGGTGTACCTGTAGCGCATATTTTGATTGCCTTTCAGTCTTTGGAAAAAGGATTGTCTAAATTGATCTTACATGAAGCAGCTATTCAACAAGACCTCGAAAACAACTGGCCAGTAGTAGCGGA is a genomic window of Sediminibacterium sp. TEGAF015 containing:
- a CDS encoding glycosyltransferase, with protein sequence MIQVTVISICFNNLADLQRTCASVDAQLDLPDEHLIINGSSTPDIANWLADTPQPAYRRWINERDQGIGDAFNKGIEHARFPLLHLLHAGDCYAGKDVILIVKKYYRDNPTICWSSGNIKVTRAGQEIVIGKPFDAEKLYRGMRSVAHPTWFVKKEVYNRVGNFNNAHKIAMDYDLMCRIHAEPYGYINHTISVFDDTGISTKNYVQSLKDNIRIYESYFGFSFLCRLWQLRLYILHLLLQTPVGKWLFKIKKALGLANA
- a CDS encoding menaquinone biosynthetic enzyme MqnA/MqnD family protein; translated protein: MNKKIRIGAVSYLNTKPMMLGIKRSGLLDKIELTEDYPARVAADLQNDRVDIGLIPVAIIPSIPNAQIVSDYCISAEEDVASVAIFSEVPLKEVKTLLLDYQSRTSVNLARILVRDYWKLDLHIEAAGPDFREQIKGTTAAVVIGDRALEQRLQSPYMYDLATAWNNFTGLPFVFAAWVANKPIDPDFIDAFNRALGYGLQHIDEVVSSLSFDAYDLKTYFTENIQYQLNEDKLKAIQLFHEKLMTLSPLQTA
- the purB gene encoding adenylosuccinate lyase, with protein sequence MELTQLTAISPIDGRYRSKTAPLADYFAEYALIKYRVLVEVEYFFFLADQRFFKLAAKPRQALRTMLENFSVEDAQHIKQLEQTTNHDVKAVEYFLKEQADKVGIGHLKEWIHFGLTSQDINNTAIPLSWKHAMEHEYLPMLINLQNGIYNLANQWKDVPMLARTHGQAASPTRLGKELMVFVERLHNQIELFASIPYAAKFGGATGNFNAHYIAFPKKNWVALGNKFVEETLGLQRMQFTTQIEHYDAIAAHFDALKRINNILIDLSRDIWTYISMDYFKQKTKKGEVGSSAMPHKVNPIDFENAEGNLGMANALLEHLSGKLPISRLQRDLTDSTVLRNIGVPVAHILIAFQSLEKGLSKLILHEAAIQQDLENNWPVVAEAIQTILRRENYPNPYEALKELTRGKQKIDKKTIHQFIQSLKISPALKKELKAITPANYTGINPNY